From Enterococcus wangshanyuanii, the proteins below share one genomic window:
- a CDS encoding SPFH domain-containing protein: MGIIKAATSAIGGGLADQWIEVIEPADMGDTTVMTKGIFVRKNDKRGSNRKGTEDVLTDGSVIHVYPNTMMILVDGGKIIDYTAEEGYYTVKNDSAPSAFNGSLKAAISESFDRFKFGGVTPQKQQVFYINLQEIKGIKFGTSSPLNYFDNFYNAELFLRAHGNYSIKITDPLLFFSNAIPRNKSQVDINDINEQYLAEFLTALQSAINKMSADGERISYVPSKSLELSKYMAQALDDEWRELRGMEIVSVAVASISYTDDSTKLINMRNQGAMLSDPSVREGYVQGSMARGMEAAGSNEGGAMNGFMGVGMGMNTSGNYFAQASQTNQQQMQEKQNQQNAQGSTDTWTCPQCGTENSGKFCSNCGTPKPTNEKPKLEMKCSECSEIVDLSNGIPKFCPHCGKPFQGIPL; this comes from the coding sequence ATGGGAATTATTAAAGCAGCAACAAGTGCGATCGGCGGAGGTTTAGCGGATCAATGGATCGAAGTCATTGAACCTGCTGATATGGGTGATACAACCGTTATGACCAAAGGAATTTTTGTTCGTAAAAATGATAAGCGCGGCTCTAACCGTAAAGGAACAGAGGATGTTTTGACGGATGGTTCTGTGATACATGTGTACCCAAATACGATGATGATTTTAGTCGATGGCGGTAAAATCATTGATTATACTGCTGAAGAAGGTTACTACACAGTCAAAAATGACTCTGCTCCTTCGGCATTCAATGGTTCATTAAAAGCCGCAATTTCAGAGAGTTTTGACCGTTTTAAATTCGGTGGTGTAACTCCTCAAAAACAACAAGTCTTTTACATTAATCTACAAGAAATCAAAGGAATCAAATTTGGGACTTCTTCTCCTCTTAATTACTTTGATAATTTTTATAATGCAGAATTGTTTTTACGAGCGCATGGGAATTATTCAATCAAGATTACAGACCCATTACTATTTTTCTCAAATGCGATTCCTCGAAATAAAAGCCAAGTAGATATTAATGATATCAACGAACAATATTTAGCAGAATTTTTAACAGCTCTTCAATCTGCAATCAATAAAATGTCGGCAGACGGCGAGCGCATTTCTTATGTACCATCAAAAAGTTTAGAACTAAGCAAATATATGGCACAAGCCTTAGATGATGAATGGCGTGAACTTCGTGGAATGGAGATCGTTTCTGTTGCGGTTGCCAGCATTTCGTACACAGATGATTCGACAAAATTGATCAATATGCGTAATCAAGGGGCGATGTTAAGTGATCCAAGTGTTCGCGAAGGCTATGTCCAAGGATCGATGGCCCGCGGAATGGAAGCAGCCGGAAGCAATGAAGGTGGCGCTATGAACGGGTTCATGGGCGTCGGTATGGGTATGAATACTAGCGGAAATTATTTTGCTCAAGCTTCCCAAACCAATCAACAGCAAATGCAAGAAAAACAAAACCAGCAAAACGCACAGGGATCGACTGATACCTGGACTTGTCCTCAATGCGGAACAGAAAATTCAGGGAAATTCTGCTCCAACTGCGGGACTCCGAAACCAACCAATGAAAAACCAAAATTGGAAATGAAATGCAGCGAATGTAGTGAAATCGTTGATTTATCTAACGGTATTCCTAAGTTCTGCCCACATTGCGGCAAACCTTTTCAAGGAATTCCATTATAA
- a CDS encoding ATP-binding protein — protein MTDTFTHKCPNCGGPLLFDPKDQKFHCEYCLNVYTETEVTAYEQSQHEAHLEGSSAEEELTYTADAQADQMNSDKADAFDKTSDSNKADMELFNCPSCGAQIVTEATTAATYCYYCHNPVVLSGRLSGTFLPEKVLPFAIEKEEAVETFLAWTKKKWFIPKDFFNKEQIDKLTGVYFPYWVVDADIDGQMNAMGTTLRVWRVGDLEYTETKQFDVTRQGKMSFKELIKNALSKNTQQKMVEAVQPFPIEKAISFKSQYLAGFQAEKRDIEYEAIQQAVQNELKDYSESLLRDTAAGYTSLTKLRTDISLVDEKNHYMQLPIWLVTYRSNEQSKKVYYFAMNGQTGKVSGILPVSYKRLGLFTFGLFSILLALFLIGGWFI, from the coding sequence ATGACGGACACTTTTACACACAAATGCCCCAATTGCGGTGGTCCTTTATTATTCGATCCTAAAGACCAAAAATTTCATTGTGAGTATTGCTTGAATGTTTATACTGAAACGGAAGTCACTGCGTATGAACAGTCTCAACACGAAGCACATCTGGAAGGGTCATCCGCTGAGGAAGAATTGACTTATACCGCAGATGCACAGGCTGATCAAATGAATTCTGATAAAGCAGATGCGTTTGATAAAACTTCTGATAGTAATAAGGCCGATATGGAATTATTCAACTGCCCTAGCTGCGGTGCACAAATCGTTACAGAAGCAACGACAGCTGCTACCTATTGCTACTATTGCCACAACCCCGTTGTTTTATCTGGGCGTTTAAGCGGGACCTTTTTGCCGGAGAAAGTCTTACCTTTTGCGATTGAAAAAGAAGAAGCTGTCGAAACGTTTTTAGCCTGGACCAAGAAAAAATGGTTTATCCCTAAAGATTTCTTCAATAAAGAGCAAATCGATAAATTGACTGGGGTTTATTTCCCTTATTGGGTGGTTGATGCCGATATCGATGGTCAAATGAACGCTATGGGTACAACCTTACGGGTTTGGCGCGTCGGAGATCTAGAATATACTGAAACAAAACAATTCGACGTTACACGACAAGGGAAAATGTCATTTAAAGAACTGATCAAAAATGCCTTATCTAAAAACACTCAGCAAAAAATGGTTGAAGCAGTCCAACCTTTTCCGATCGAAAAAGCAATCTCTTTCAAAAGCCAATATTTAGCTGGTTTTCAAGCAGAAAAACGAGATATAGAATATGAAGCAATTCAACAAGCCGTTCAAAACGAGCTCAAGGATTATTCTGAATCCCTCTTGCGGGACACAGCAGCTGGCTATACCTCTTTGACAAAATTGCGAACAGATATTTCTTTAGTGGATGAAAAAAATCATTATATGCAGTTGCCTATTTGGTTAGTGACCTATCGAAGCAATGAACAATCAAAGAAAGTTTACTACTTTGCAATGAATGGCCAAACAGGAAAAGTTAGCGGAATTCTTCCAGTCAGCTATAAGCGTTTAGGGCTTTTCACTTTCGGACTATTTTCTATCTTGTTAGCACTCTTTTTGATCGGAGGCTGGTTTATATGA
- a CDS encoding penicillin-binding transpeptidase domain-containing protein, with translation MERRTQKKSKRPVVLAISGVIVVAALVGGFFAYSAWQTKQEIKQAEKTAQTFLKHLSKQEFDQLPAVLSEESIKENGYDKNQLVEKYEAIFTGIQAQGIKSKQVKVEKENSDKFTFSYQLEMTTPLGNLKNLSYKTTIDKEKEDYKINWQPSLIFPKMSGQDKVSIGVDTAARGEIVDRNGEGLAVNQAFDQVGIVPGKLGEGDAKTANIKAFSDQFNVPVDEIEQHLKQAWVQDDSFVPINVSFDPITDLPQGAASQDKIVRYYPLKEAAAQLIGYVGTVTAEDIEKDPSLSSTGVVGKVGLEQAFDKELRGQDGGSITITDENGQEKSVLQKVEKKDGQKIQLTIDKNAQSQGYAIFANRPGSAVVMDPRQGDLLATVSSPSFDPNKLANGISQTEYDAYANNENLPFTARFATGYAPGSTFKTITGGIGLDAGTLKPEEEIAINGLKWQKDASWGDYFVTRVKEASPVNLRTALVNSDNIYFAEQTLRMGEETFRKGLDKFIFGEKLDLAIPMNPAQISNEDSFKSEILLADTGYGQGQLLITPIQQATMYTVFQNEGKLVYPKIELTKETKTKDNIISSNAANTIVTDLLGSVEDADGYVHNMYNPEFSLAAKTGTAEIKDKQDTVGKENSFLLAMDRSNNKFSAMIMVEDSRKNDTATDISKPLIDYLEATYK, from the coding sequence GTGGAAAGAAGAACACAAAAGAAATCAAAAAGACCGGTAGTTCTAGCGATTAGCGGAGTAATAGTTGTAGCCGCTCTAGTCGGCGGATTTTTTGCCTATAGTGCATGGCAAACTAAACAAGAAATAAAACAAGCGGAGAAAACAGCGCAAACTTTTTTAAAGCATTTATCCAAACAAGAGTTTGATCAACTTCCTGCTGTATTGAGTGAAGAGTCGATCAAAGAAAATGGCTATGATAAGAATCAATTAGTCGAAAAATACGAAGCAATCTTTACTGGAATCCAGGCACAAGGAATCAAGAGTAAACAGGTAAAAGTTGAAAAAGAAAATAGCGACAAGTTCACATTCAGTTATCAACTAGAGATGACTACGCCGTTGGGTAATTTAAAGAATTTATCCTATAAAACGACGATCGATAAAGAAAAAGAGGACTATAAAATCAATTGGCAGCCCAGCTTGATTTTTCCGAAGATGTCCGGTCAAGATAAAGTCTCGATTGGCGTAGATACAGCAGCACGCGGAGAAATCGTTGATCGTAACGGAGAAGGACTTGCGGTAAATCAAGCCTTTGATCAGGTTGGTATCGTTCCAGGTAAACTTGGAGAAGGAGACGCAAAAACAGCAAACATCAAAGCTTTCAGTGATCAGTTCAATGTTCCTGTAGATGAAATTGAACAACACTTGAAGCAAGCTTGGGTCCAAGATGATTCATTCGTGCCGATCAATGTATCTTTTGATCCAATTACAGATTTACCACAAGGCGCGGCTTCACAAGACAAAATTGTCCGATACTATCCACTAAAAGAAGCAGCTGCACAATTGATCGGCTACGTTGGAACAGTGACAGCAGAAGATATTGAAAAAGATCCTTCACTAAGCAGTACTGGTGTCGTTGGTAAAGTTGGGCTAGAACAAGCCTTTGATAAAGAATTACGAGGACAAGATGGTGGAAGTATCACGATCACTGATGAAAATGGACAGGAAAAAAGTGTTCTCCAAAAAGTAGAGAAAAAAGATGGCCAAAAAATTCAATTGACGATCGATAAGAATGCACAGTCACAAGGCTATGCTATTTTTGCGAATCGTCCAGGCAGTGCTGTTGTGATGGATCCGAGACAAGGGGATCTATTAGCGACTGTCAGCTCACCTTCTTTTGATCCGAACAAGCTTGCAAATGGCATTTCTCAAACAGAATATGATGCGTATGCTAATAATGAAAATTTACCATTTACAGCAAGATTTGCCACAGGTTACGCACCAGGCTCGACCTTTAAGACGATCACAGGTGGTATTGGTTTAGATGCCGGGACACTTAAGCCGGAAGAAGAGATAGCGATCAATGGATTGAAATGGCAGAAGGATGCTTCTTGGGGCGACTATTTTGTGACCCGGGTAAAAGAAGCGAGTCCAGTCAATTTACGAACAGCGTTGGTCAACTCTGACAATATTTATTTTGCAGAGCAGACGTTGCGGATGGGGGAAGAAACGTTTAGAAAAGGGCTGGACAAATTTATTTTTGGTGAAAAATTAGATTTAGCGATTCCAATGAATCCAGCTCAAATTTCAAATGAAGACTCGTTCAAATCAGAAATTCTATTGGCAGATACAGGTTACGGTCAAGGTCAGCTTTTGATCACACCGATCCAGCAAGCGACGATGTACACTGTTTTCCAAAATGAAGGTAAATTAGTCTATCCGAAAATCGAATTGACTAAAGAAACAAAAACTAAGGACAATATAATTAGCTCAAATGCGGCTAATACGATTGTGACCGACTTGCTTGGCAGTGTGGAAGATGCAGATGGTTATGTGCATAATATGTATAATCCTGAATTCTCATTAGCTGCTAAAACAGGGACAGCTGAAATCAAAGACAAACAAGATACCGTTGGAAAAGAAAATAGTTTCCTTTTGGCTATGGATCGCAGTAATAACAAGTTCTCAGCGATGATCATGGTAGAAGACTCTAGAAAAAATGATACAGCGACAGATATCAGTAAACCATTGATCGATTATTTAGAAGCAACATATAAATAA
- the rimI gene encoding ribosomal protein S18-alanine N-acetyltransferase, with translation MYCLKEKLPIEFAAEKLWQLCENAYEHGSPWSLEQFSVDLEQEVTEYLVKIEEDEWQGFISYQKILDEVDISHIVVQKKLQGMGIGSQLLDQAIQLFKEQGIKTVFLEVRASNYAAQQLYMKKGFNALSRRKKYYTRPVEDGIVMCLKIKEVEQ, from the coding sequence ATGTACTGTTTAAAAGAAAAACTGCCGATCGAGTTCGCTGCTGAAAAGTTATGGCAATTATGTGAAAACGCGTATGAGCATGGCTCTCCGTGGTCATTGGAGCAATTCAGTGTTGATCTGGAGCAAGAAGTAACGGAGTATCTTGTAAAGATCGAAGAAGACGAATGGCAAGGATTTATCAGTTACCAGAAAATTTTAGATGAGGTCGATATTTCTCATATCGTTGTCCAAAAGAAGTTACAGGGAATGGGTATAGGCAGTCAATTGTTGGATCAGGCTATTCAGCTTTTTAAAGAACAGGGAATCAAAACTGTTTTTTTAGAAGTCCGAGCATCTAATTATGCGGCTCAGCAATTATACATGAAGAAAGGCTTCAATGCGCTTAGTCGCCGCAAAAAATATTATACACGTCCAGTAGAAGATGGGATTGTAATGTGTTTAAAAATTAAGGAAGTGGAACAATGA
- the tsaD gene encoding tRNA (adenosine(37)-N6)-threonylcarbamoyltransferase complex transferase subunit TsaD → MTFFYKERKLILAIESSCDETSVAVIENGDLILSNIVASQVKSHRRFGGVVPEVASRHHVEQITLCIEDALIEAKIEPDDLSGVAVTYGPGLVGALLIGISAAKAFAWAHDLPLIPVNHMAGHIYAAHFVEPLQFPLMALLVSGGHTELVYMKETGSFEIIGETRDDAAGEAYDKIGRVLGLSYPSGKEIDTLAHLGQDTYHFPRAMMKEDNYDFSFSGLKSSFINTVHNAQQREEVLNIENLAASFQASVIDVLVEKTIRACKEYPVKQLVMAGGVAANQGLRERLSQAIADELPETTFIVPPLRLCGDNAAMIGAAAFVEAEKGHLADAHLNADPSLSFKTISQ, encoded by the coding sequence ATGACTTTTTTTTATAAAGAAAGAAAACTGATCTTGGCAATCGAAAGCAGCTGTGATGAAACGAGTGTTGCAGTAATTGAGAATGGCGATCTAATTTTATCCAATATCGTTGCTTCTCAAGTAAAAAGTCATCGTCGTTTTGGCGGTGTCGTACCAGAAGTAGCCAGTCGTCATCATGTGGAGCAGATCACCCTATGTATCGAAGATGCATTGATAGAAGCTAAAATAGAACCGGATGATTTGAGTGGAGTGGCAGTGACGTATGGTCCAGGACTTGTAGGTGCATTGTTGATTGGGATTTCTGCTGCAAAGGCTTTTGCATGGGCTCATGATCTGCCGTTGATCCCAGTCAATCACATGGCTGGCCATATTTATGCGGCTCACTTTGTAGAGCCGTTGCAATTTCCTTTGATGGCGTTACTCGTCAGCGGAGGTCATACAGAATTGGTTTATATGAAGGAAACAGGTTCCTTTGAGATCATCGGTGAAACACGAGATGACGCTGCGGGTGAAGCGTATGATAAAATTGGACGGGTATTAGGATTAAGTTATCCAAGCGGGAAAGAAATTGATACACTCGCTCATTTAGGACAAGATACGTATCATTTTCCACGAGCGATGATGAAAGAAGATAATTATGATTTTAGTTTTAGCGGGTTAAAAAGCTCGTTTATAAATACCGTTCATAATGCGCAACAACGGGAGGAAGTACTTAATATCGAAAATCTGGCAGCTAGTTTTCAAGCGAGTGTGATCGACGTATTAGTCGAAAAAACAATACGTGCTTGTAAAGAATACCCTGTGAAACAATTAGTTATGGCCGGTGGAGTTGCTGCGAATCAAGGATTGAGAGAACGATTAAGTCAGGCGATCGCTGATGAATTGCCTGAAACAACTTTTATTGTTCCACCGCTAAGACTATGCGGGGATAACGCTGCGATGATTGGTGCAGCAGCATTCGTTGAAGCAGAAAAAGGACATTTAGCTGATGCTCATCTAAATGCAGACCCTAGTTTGAGTTTTAAAACGATCAGTCAATAA
- the rimI gene encoding ribosomal protein S18-alanine N-acetyltransferase has translation MLKRFNPFNRLADLFFKNRPYEEKTIQLSNEEYFVRAIKFDDIKDLLSIEREVYAGEMPWTKTAFLMELQATDPHLYLLIQKEEKTIGFIGCRLFGKDAHITNVAVSTAYQGKGIGSFLIKEIQQFSILNKCETISLEVRISNKNAQKVYRKLGFASSTIKPEYYTENKEDALEMVLSLKEE, from the coding sequence ATGTTGAAAAGATTTAATCCTTTCAATAGGCTTGCAGACCTGTTTTTCAAAAATCGACCTTATGAAGAAAAAACGATTCAGCTTTCTAATGAAGAGTATTTCGTACGAGCGATCAAATTTGATGATATCAAAGATTTATTATCTATCGAAAGAGAAGTCTATGCTGGTGAAATGCCGTGGACGAAAACGGCTTTTTTAATGGAACTGCAGGCAACAGATCCTCATTTATATTTATTGATTCAAAAGGAAGAAAAAACGATCGGTTTTATTGGTTGTCGATTGTTTGGCAAAGATGCGCACATTACAAATGTCGCAGTTTCTACTGCTTATCAAGGCAAAGGGATCGGTAGTTTTTTGATCAAAGAAATTCAGCAGTTTTCTATTTTGAATAAATGCGAAACGATTTCATTAGAAGTTAGGATCAGTAATAAGAATGCTCAGAAAGTCTATAGAAAATTAGGGTTTGCATCAAGTACGATCAAGCCGGAATACTATACTGAAAACAAAGAAGACGCCCTTGAAATGGTTTTGTCTTTAAAAGAAGAGTGA
- the tsaB gene encoding tRNA (adenosine(37)-N6)-threonylcarbamoyltransferase complex dimerization subunit type 1 TsaB, which produces MRILAIDTSNQTLSIAVCDEEKILGQYTITVKRNHSLTLMPAITQLMKDISLKPKELDRIVVAQGPGSYTGLRIGVTTAKTLAYTLNKELVGISSLKTVAANCVSIQGVIVPLFDARRNNVYTGAYKYINGELQTVIADQHIAMEEWLEQLKTFEHVYFVGEDAVKFQEQMKERLPNAVINAIPQWQIPNASVLAGLGKVAEPTVNIHDFLPDYLKRVEAEENWLKEHKPEGETYVEKI; this is translated from the coding sequence GTGCGTATTTTAGCAATAGATACCTCGAATCAGACATTATCTATCGCCGTTTGTGATGAGGAGAAAATTTTAGGACAATATACTATAACCGTAAAACGAAATCATAGCTTGACATTGATGCCGGCAATTACACAATTGATGAAAGATATTAGTTTGAAACCAAAAGAACTTGATCGAATTGTCGTTGCGCAAGGTCCCGGTTCGTACACAGGGTTAAGAATCGGTGTGACAACTGCTAAAACACTAGCATATACGTTGAATAAAGAGCTAGTTGGGATTTCTAGTTTAAAAACGGTAGCGGCAAATTGTGTTTCGATCCAAGGCGTGATCGTTCCGTTATTCGATGCTAGAAGAAATAATGTTTACACGGGTGCCTACAAATACATAAATGGTGAACTACAGACAGTTATTGCCGATCAACACATTGCTATGGAAGAGTGGTTGGAGCAGTTGAAGACATTTGAACATGTCTATTTTGTCGGTGAGGATGCTGTAAAATTTCAGGAACAAATGAAAGAACGATTGCCGAATGCTGTGATCAATGCGATTCCGCAATGGCAGATCCCAAACGCTTCAGTACTCGCTGGACTTGGAAAAGTAGCGGAGCCGACTGTAAATATCCATGATTTTTTACCGGATTATCTGAAACGAGTGGAAGCGGAAGAAAATTGGTTGAAAGAACATAAACCTGAAGGAGAAACGTATGTTGAAAAGATTTAA
- a CDS encoding TPM domain-containing protein, whose protein sequence is MKKMTMWLFTGLILLFGFSIKSHAAENSIDDQAGLFTSEQIEQLNEKIAPIEAKTKAHIFILTNTDNEIDSTRFADYYMLDRIGKDQNGVTFYIDMNQRKSVISTSGNMIDYLTDKRNDQMQDNIGPSLSNGNYFEAAQTFLDDTSSFFEQGVPGGHYRVDTETGKVTRYKVLTTTEILIALIASVILSGIFFAISVSKYQLKFGTYSYPFREKATLSLTSKNDRLINSFVTTRRIPRNNSNGSGSGGGGSSTHSTGGGTFGGSSRGF, encoded by the coding sequence ATGAAAAAAATGACTATGTGGCTATTTACAGGTCTTATTCTTCTCTTTGGCTTTAGCATAAAAAGTCATGCTGCAGAAAATTCGATCGATGATCAAGCTGGACTTTTTACCAGTGAACAGATCGAACAATTAAATGAAAAGATTGCGCCAATTGAAGCAAAAACCAAAGCACACATTTTTATCCTTACTAATACCGACAATGAAATTGATTCTACTCGATTTGCAGATTATTATATGCTTGACCGGATTGGCAAAGATCAAAATGGCGTCACTTTTTATATTGACATGAATCAACGAAAATCAGTGATTTCTACCTCAGGCAATATGATCGATTATCTGACGGACAAACGAAACGACCAAATGCAGGATAATATAGGTCCTAGTTTGTCAAATGGAAATTATTTTGAAGCGGCACAAACATTTCTTGATGATACTAGCAGCTTTTTCGAGCAAGGGGTTCCTGGCGGCCATTATCGTGTAGATACAGAAACTGGTAAAGTCACTCGTTACAAGGTATTAACAACGACTGAAATCTTGATTGCTTTGATTGCCTCCGTTATTTTAAGCGGCATCTTTTTCGCAATCAGTGTTTCAAAATACCAGCTGAAGTTTGGCACTTATTCTTATCCTTTTAGAGAAAAAGCCACGTTAAGCTTAACAAGTAAAAATGATCGACTGATCAATTCCTTCGTTACTACACGGCGGATTCCTAGAAACAATTCAAATGGCAGTGGCTCTGGTGGTGGCGGAAGCAGCACGCACTCTACAGGCGGCGGTACTTTTGGCGGCAGTAGCCGAGGGTTTTAA
- a CDS encoding Gfo/Idh/MocA family protein has translation MANYNWGIIGLGDIATSFTETFQQKHSSIQAVASRTLSKAEEFAKLHNISTAYGSYDDLLSDDSIDIIYVAVPNRQHIDHILKALHAGKHVLCEKAITMNSAELTEAMKLAEEKNLILAEAMTIFNMPLYHELKSQIDSGRFGKLKMIQAPFGSYKEPDPTNRFFNPELAGGALLDIGTYAVSFARWFLSAQPIVVASVMQPFSTGVDEQSATILQNDAQEIATVSLSFQAKMPKQGVVAFENAYLVINDYPRADEAKIFFNDGTVETVVSGDSSQALNYEIDNMIQMIEGTLPNRSLFLTKDVIDLLDQMQQEWHK, from the coding sequence ATGGCAAATTATAATTGGGGCATCATCGGACTCGGTGATATTGCAACAAGTTTTACAGAAACATTTCAACAGAAGCACAGCAGTATCCAGGCAGTTGCTTCTCGTACACTAAGTAAGGCAGAGGAGTTTGCTAAGCTGCATAATATCTCCACTGCATATGGTTCTTATGATGATCTCTTATCGGATGATTCTATCGATATCATCTACGTTGCAGTACCAAACAGACAACATATCGACCACATCTTGAAGGCTCTGCACGCAGGGAAGCATGTTCTTTGCGAAAAAGCCATCACTATGAATAGCGCTGAACTAACTGAAGCGATGAAACTAGCTGAAGAAAAGAATCTAATTTTAGCTGAAGCCATGACGATCTTTAATATGCCTTTATATCATGAGCTAAAAAGCCAAATCGATTCTGGTCGTTTCGGCAAGCTAAAGATGATCCAGGCGCCTTTTGGCAGTTATAAAGAGCCCGATCCAACCAATCGCTTTTTTAACCCTGAATTAGCTGGCGGTGCTCTTTTGGATATTGGAACGTATGCTGTTTCTTTTGCCCGCTGGTTTTTAAGTGCACAGCCTATAGTAGTTGCTTCTGTGATGCAGCCTTTTTCTACTGGAGTGGATGAACAATCGGCCACTATTCTACAAAATGATGCACAAGAAATAGCCACTGTTTCACTAAGCTTTCAAGCAAAAATGCCCAAACAAGGTGTCGTGGCCTTTGAAAATGCCTATTTGGTGATCAACGATTATCCTCGAGCGGATGAAGCAAAAATTTTCTTCAATGACGGCACAGTTGAAACAGTCGTTTCTGGTGATAGTTCTCAAGCGTTGAATTATGAAATCGACAATATGATCCAAATGATCGAAGGAACCTTACCAAATCGTTCTCTATTCTTGACAAAGGACGTCATCGACCTATTAGATCAAATGCAGCAAGAGTGGCATAAGTAA
- the argS gene encoding arginine--tRNA ligase: MNNKEIVAKAIYAVVKDDLSLETVMQLLENPKSVDHGDVAFPAFSLAKVYRKAPQQIAADLAEKIEGSDFEKIEVVGPYLNFFMNKEMVSRAVITQIAKEKGHYGDSSIGGKGSVPIDMSSPNIAKPISMGHLRSTVIGNSIAFILEKIGYSPVRINHLGDWGTQFGKLIVAYKKWGSEEGVKNAPITELLRLYVQFHEEAETQPELEEEARAWFKKLEEGDQEATDLWQWFRTESLKEFDKIYGMLEVSFDSYNGEAFYNDKMAEIVTMLEEKHLLQENQGAEIVDLSAYDLNPALIKKSDGATLYITRDLAAAVYRKRTYDFAKAIYVVGNEQSNHFKQLKAVLKELGFDWSDDMHHVPFGLITQGGKKLSTRKGKIVLLEEVLNEAVSLANKQIMEKNPDLPNREEVARQVGIGSVIFHDLKNDRLNNFDFVLEEVVRFEGETGPYVQYTHARAMSILRKADFTIDETKEYALNDKESWEVVKLLQKFPDVVLQAADKYEPSVIAKHAIQVAQAFNKYYAHVKILADDAEKESRLALVYAMATIIKEDLRLLGLHAPNEM, from the coding sequence ATGAATAACAAAGAAATCGTAGCAAAAGCGATCTATGCAGTAGTGAAAGATGATCTATCTCTAGAGACAGTCATGCAATTATTAGAAAATCCTAAATCAGTTGACCATGGTGATGTGGCTTTTCCAGCTTTTTCATTAGCGAAAGTCTACCGTAAAGCTCCGCAACAAATCGCAGCAGATTTAGCTGAAAAAATCGAAGGTTCAGATTTTGAAAAAATCGAAGTGGTTGGCCCGTATTTAAACTTTTTCATGAATAAAGAAATGGTCAGTCGTGCAGTGATCACACAGATTGCTAAAGAAAAGGGTCATTACGGTGATAGCTCTATTGGTGGAAAAGGTAGCGTACCGATCGATATGTCATCGCCGAACATTGCAAAACCAATTTCAATGGGGCATTTACGTTCAACGGTCATTGGTAATTCAATTGCTTTTATCCTTGAAAAAATCGGCTATTCACCTGTCCGTATCAATCATTTAGGTGACTGGGGTACTCAATTTGGAAAGTTGATCGTTGCTTATAAAAAATGGGGTTCAGAAGAAGGCGTCAAAAATGCGCCAATTACAGAATTACTACGTTTATATGTACAGTTTCATGAAGAAGCAGAAACACAACCGGAATTGGAAGAAGAAGCACGTGCGTGGTTCAAAAAACTTGAAGAAGGGGATCAAGAAGCTACAGATTTATGGCAATGGTTCCGTACAGAATCACTAAAAGAGTTTGATAAAATCTACGGTATGCTTGAAGTGTCGTTTGATTCTTATAATGGAGAAGCCTTTTACAATGATAAGATGGCTGAAATCGTTACAATGCTAGAAGAAAAGCATCTGCTTCAGGAAAATCAAGGGGCTGAAATCGTTGATCTATCTGCGTATGACTTGAATCCTGCGTTGATCAAAAAATCAGACGGAGCAACATTGTATATCACCCGTGATTTAGCTGCAGCTGTTTATCGTAAACGTACGTATGATTTTGCTAAGGCAATTTATGTCGTTGGTAATGAGCAGTCGAATCATTTCAAACAATTAAAAGCTGTGTTGAAAGAACTAGGTTTTGATTGGTCGGATGATATGCATCACGTACCATTTGGATTGATTACACAGGGTGGTAAGAAGTTATCTACGCGTAAAGGGAAAATCGTTCTTCTAGAAGAAGTCTTGAATGAAGCTGTTTCATTAGCGAACAAGCAAATCATGGAGAAAAATCCTGACTTGCCAAATCGTGAAGAGGTAGCAAGACAAGTAGGGATCGGTTCAGTCATTTTCCATGATTTGAAAAATGATCGCTTGAACAATTTTGATTTTGTATTAGAAGAAGTTGTTCGGTTTGAAGGTGAGACAGGACCATATGTTCAATACACTCACGCTCGCGCAATGAGTATTTTGAGAAAAGCGGATTTCACGATCGATGAAACAAAAGAATATGCTTTGAACGATAAAGAAAGCTGGGAAGTAGTAAAACTACTTCAAAAATTCCCGGATGTTGTTTTGCAAGCTGCTGACAAATATGAGCCTTCAGTGATTGCAAAACATGCGATCCAAGTTGCTCAAGCATTCAATAAGTATTACGCACATGTGAAAATTTTAGCTGATGATGCTGAAAAAGAGTCGCGTTTAGCTTTGGTTTATGCAATGGCAACAATTATTAAAGAAGATCTACGTCTGTTAGGTCTTCATGCACCAAATGAAATGTAA